The Ciona intestinalis chromosome 9, KH, whole genome shotgun sequence genome contains the following window.
GTATCAAAACTCTTCCCAACTCTGCTACTGTTTTCGCTCAAAGATTCTGGGTTGTTAGATTTAAACGCAGACATTAGATCCATTAATGGAAGATTCAATATTAAAAGGCCATACCTGCGGCAATCTGAGGAAAAAGTTACATTACGTGACATGGCAAGTCAATACTCTGGACTACCAaggtttgtttgtgttttatatcatTGTGAACAAATACGGCTGACATGTGTCTATTGTTttcaataataaaagttaagaCTGTACTTTGTTTTAGCTtggattaaattttaataaggattttaaaattttggaatTGGATTTGTACTGTAATACGGTGGGCTCAACAATAATTCCTTTATCCTTGTGGATGTGTTTTTGTAAATCTAAAAAGTCgcaatggcaattgctccaacccagtggtctgtaatttgttgttcaaattgtaaaaacatcCTCCACAAATTAGGACATTAATGACTTAACAATGACTTCTGTGTTGTCACAGTTTCTTTCCTTTTGACATCACaaagttgaatttttttgattgGAATGGAACTTTGAACGAAACTCTTGATTATCTCAACAACCAATCACTAGTGTTCCCGCCTAAAACAAAATGCCATTACAGGTTTGTTGTTCACTCCCTTATTTTATAGCTTTTACTTTAGATTTCAGAAACTTCTGCTTACAGCTTTGAAGTATAAGATCAAATTTAAAGcagtcattttaaaacttttttcccaaaacaatgcaatatgtttaaaagtaataaaagtgAATACCAATGTTATAGTTTGTAAGGatgcaaagaaaaaaacaaataattctgttaaaaaaGCATATATTGGCATTCTTCCGCTTTATTGGGTTATGGTCCTTAGTACAGTATAGTAAATGGGACCTAGGATGGAGGCCAGGTTTGGCCCAGTACCCCTACGTATTGTAAGATTATTGTGTTTATGTAAATTTCAGTAACATGGCATTCGCATTGTTGGCGGATATTCTTTCTGACAAGTATTTGGTTGATAAGAACTTTGAGGGTTGGTGTCAAAGACATGTGGTGGAAAGAGTTGGAATGAATAATACAGGTGTATATGTAAATGGTCATTTTATAGCTTGAatgtgagcatgaggtttatgaatacaccatgtgtgtttggagtataagaagacacccatggtattacccgacagtgagcatgagatgtatgaatacaccatgtgtgcctggtgtataagaagacacccatgttgtaactcgacagtgagcatgagatgtatgaatacaccatgtgtgcctggtgtataagaagacacccatgtcataactcgacagtgagcatgaggtgtatgaatacagcatgtgtgtctggtgtataagacacccatgtcataactcgacagtgagcatgaggtgtatgaatacaccatgtgtgcccagtgtataagaagacacccatgttgtaactcgacggtgagcataaggtgtataaatacaccatgtgtgtctggtgtataagaagacacccatgtcgtaactcgacagtgagcatgcggtgtatgaatacaccatgtgtgtctggtgtataagaagacacccatgccataactcgacagtgagcatgaggtgtatgaatacaccatgtgtgtccagtgtataagaagacacccatgttgtaactcgacggtgagcataaggtgtataaatacaccatgtgtgtctggtgtataagaagacacccatgttgtaactcgacagtgagcataaggtgtataaatacaccatgtgtgtctggtgtataagaagacacccatgttgtaactcgacagtgagcatgcggtgtatgaatacaccatgtgtgtctggtgtataagacacccatgtcataactcgacagtgagcatgaggtgtatgaatacaccatgtgtgtccagtgtataagaagacacccatgttgtaactcgacggtgagcataaggtgtataaatacaccatgtgtgtctggtgtataagaagacacccatgttgtaactcgacagtgagcatgcggtgtatgaatacaccatgcgtgtctggtgtataagaagacaccaatgtcataactcgacagtgagtatgaagtgtatgaatacaccatgtgtgtctgctgTATAAGAATATGGCTATTTTaactcacaaacttaacagtGTAGTATTACCACCTATTATTATACAACAACAGCTATATTAAATCCTAGGTTTTGTAATAACTAAGCAAGTAGAGAAGAAGATGGCCACAGGTTACATGCCTGATGGTTCGGTCGCTGCATTAGTTGACTTGAACTGGTTTAGACCAGCGGGCAACTATTATTCAAGTGCAGGTGAAATGTTGATAAATTAAACATGATCAAATTTCTACATTACTTTGATGAACTCTCATTTTATGTCAAACTATTCATCAGTGTCGTAGTGAGTTTAACAGACATACTTTATTCAAGATTCCTAAGTATTTTTCACCCATAGCAGGTTTTTGTTGACCCtggtttttctaaaaaaaaatttttagctgtttgaattaatttaaacttttttacacttttctcAGAGATCGATTATGCTAAGTGTTAATAtacttaactttattttttgccAGTAGAATAGTGAATTATCTGTTagacaatatatttatataaaaatcacACACCAGAATAATAACTATTCCTTTCaggaatatatagtaggctagggtgaggggaagatgggacacctttagcacatagtatccaaatatcctgaatgtgttttaaacaaataccaatGGTCTTGTGAGGAtgtggtttaaaaattgttttaatgtttttttttttactatggAATGggataaagaaacaaaataaaaagttgctCTAtatttccccatcctactatatctctAGTAAATCATATGTATTAACTTATCTTATTTTAGAGGACCTGGCATATCTTGCAATGAACTTAATGGGCATGCAATATAACCCAATACTGAGCAATGATACATTGAATGAAATGTTTAAGCCAGTAGCAACGTGTGGGTTTGGGTACATTGCCGAGCAAACTGGTTCCCCATGGGAGATGAATGAACATAATTCATATCTGGTAAGTAGAATCGTTGCTGAATAAATAAgacttatttatatttatgtaaaggaagaacgacagtcattataacagcagtgttctgttttatacaccttgtgtccgtttacaagttacaaaaatattgtagGCAATTATTTTGGGTCAAtttctttttgctttttttgacATATGACTGAAAATTTATGAGTTGAAGCCATTTCCATTCACGTATCGTCCCCAAAACACACTTTGACTTACATATGTTAACTTACAACAGGATACACATTACTATACTATGCATTGTAATTCCAGGTTGCCCAAAAGGACGGAGACATTTATGGTTATTCCTCCACTCTTACAATAGTCCCTGATATGAAATTGTCCTTCAATATTCTAATGAGTGGTTCTAGACCTGAGAATGTTGCAGCTAAAGTAATGGAGAAGATTATACCAGCATTTCGGGGCATCTTACGAAAGTAAGcaatgtatttatgttttttttagtgaaCATTGCTCCAATCTGGTCAATAAAGGGTTTTCTAAATTGCTCGCTCCACGGAAAAAGAAATCGCTtgaaaaattatacacattgGCCTAGTATTAACATAGGTTTACTATTGCGCATCCTACTCATGTTACCATTCACACATCTTTGTGTGGTAATGTCCACCTAAGTTATCGGTTGAGCTTAAATCCTCATTCTGTGTCCGGTGCCAAactggttagcgcgcctgtctgtaacccagaggtaatgggttcaggccttgtcgctgctaccaatgttGGCGTTAGGGCGTtagtgtccttgggcaagacacttaacggaaattgctctaacccagtggttcttattgggttgtctaaattttcagccatatataaaaaatctcccaaaaataatcacccacaaagtaacatacatggaaataatcacccacaaagtaacatacatggtaactcgtaagctggaatATTTTTCCACAGAATCCCAGTAGCGTTGACAGGAGCACCAGGTTACGTTCACAAATACACCGGGCTTTATGAGATTGACAATGTGCAAAGATGGAATGTGACATCAGAAGTGACATCACATTCATtatcaactttaaaaatgacCAATCCAGATGTTCCAGATTCTCAATTCAAAACTGTTGGCTTAAGTTTCATAAGCGATGGATATCTGAAGCTTACTTTTCTTGGTAAGATGGCAATTTATgctgtttcatattttgtagTCAACAATAATACTGTATTCTGTATGGGCGAAGTCCCAGGGTGaagcattttgttaaaaatgctGGTAGCTTCCCTAGCTTGACCGGTTTTGAACTCTGTACCATGTAGTCATGTTTATCCTATGTTTAAACAGAGGCACGGCAGTTAGTATGCATGCCTCTGATCCAGAGTTTACGTGTTTATGGCTATTGGTTAAGTGGCCTTGGATAATacacgccaggataaataagtttcattcataggtgtttcattttatataagtttttttaagacTTTGTCTCTGACGTAGGTGGGGAATTCCCCTGCACGATTGGCCAACGTAATCTAGAAGTTCAGAACGGGGCTCTTGTCAGCTTTAGTAACCTTACAAATGGATTATATCAGCAGTTTGATATGCCAAGTCTTGCCCTGTTCGGTTTCAAACGAGTATAACAACATCAacgtaaaataaaactaaccagagcagattttaataaactcATTCATTTGAAAcgtaaaatcaatttttgttttcgGTTCATGACGTCAGTTATTCTTATTGTGACGACACAAACCACGTTGGCCGcttattttttccaacaaCGTAGATTGTTCCCACCATGGTTTATTACAGGTTAATTACGTCAATTATTCTTATTGTGACGACACAAACCACGTTGGCCGcttattttttccaacaaCGTAGATTGTTCCCACCTtggtttattacatttaattaacactccgttaaaaataaaatatgccCTTAATATGTGCCTCttttaagcatattttaaattagacTGGTTACGGTATTGCAAATTATTTGAATggtttaatttgaattttagaAGCCAAGTGAAAGCGCTATTGAAATATGAAGAATATAGGGTGTGTTTTATTACACGTTTGGGGGGTTAGTTATAGCTTAGGCAAATTCCTCACTTTATGCTATTATGTTGTACAATACGCCCATAAAGTGTTACAGGCGTCTGCTTCAAAAACTGTCTTATAAAGTGTTTGCTTTACAGTATGCCTGCCGCcgtaaaaaacatattacgtttccaatatatatatacattgtgcAAACATAGGGGtgcaattttaaattcacaacTACCGTTAACAAGCCGATcttaaatataacttgaaGGTGTTAGCAAAATCTCAtagtgaaaaatatttacttcgAGCCAATCTACTTTAGTCTCGTTTTGGGACTGAGGGTTTGGACGTATAGTTATTGCATACTGAAGTGACTTCTGTATAATGTAGTTATACTGCATAGCTTTTGAATGGGTCGCGTCTTTTTGACTACTTTTATTTTCGttagtttaacttaaaataattaaacataataggTTCGTTGTTTGACTGCGCGTTTatttttcttcaaattaaatgcgatgtgttttattcaaaaagttgttttaacgACTAATGTGTTGTCGTTATATCCTTACTTCTCGTTTAACCTATTTTTtgctgtaatcgaagagacaaactaaagtttttaatacattaagaatatagttttattatatagtacggtggggaaagatgggacacctttagcacataatatcaaaatatcctgatcgtgttttaaacaattaacaacggtctatgggagtcgtgaggatgcggttatataatttcttggaagttctttgtttactatcaaattagacgagaaaattgaacaggcgtcccatcttcccccaccctactataactaatTCGTTGCCTGACTTACACGTTGTAGCATATTCACTTGCTCGCAAATAACAAATCCAATCTTAGAAATTATCTTGACGTTATAAACACCTGTAGCTTAGTGTTTAAACGTATTTTGGCGATCTATATTACCAAGATAAAACAGCAAGCATGAGTGTAAGTATACAGTGTACCTAATGCtgtatatagtacggtggggtaagatgggatatgttAACTGAAATATCCGAAATTTAATAGTCCtgtattaaacaatcaacGCTAATTTAGCGTCTGTTGGAATATACGGTATAGTGATTTATCTATAACAGattttaacgactgccatttCTAATTGCCTTATATTTGTTAGTctaattaataatttgattttcggtattgtatattttggggtgatgggccaatcctggcttAAATCCTAGGCTCGCTGATTTAAATCGTCAATTCTATGCCTCTTCGTGGtttacctcacccatatagtgTAAAATCACATTCAAAGTGGGTAAAGATAACTTTATAGAAAGAAAactactatccaccaagttctCAGCAGCCGAACGTGAGTTACCAGCCTGCAGCCTTGCAGAACCCAATCATCATACAGCAGCCTGGCCCTGTGGTGATGACCACTGCTGTAACAAGCCAAGTGATTGGCGCGCCTATGCGGGGTTGGAGTAGTGGACTATGTGACTGTTGTAGTGATATGAAAAGCTGtaagtattatattataacataatatatgtgTTTAGTTATTCCCGAACTATAAGTCATTTTACACAATGGCTCTTTATAGTAGCACGAGGGAAGGCGggacttttcattctattttcccgccTTATATGGTAgaagtaaacaaggaacattcaaagaattgtcaAACCAAAttctcacgattcccatagaccgttaatggtaattgtttaaaaaaccatCATATCATTGGATATTTTATGCTAAAGgttcatatagtaggatgggggaagatgggataccttcggcgcataatatccgaatatcctgatcgtgttttaaacagttaacaacggtctatggaagtcttgggcatataattctttaaaagttcattgtttactaccacattggacgagaaaatagagttaaaatgtgtcccaacattcccaccctactataagtttcatttatttcatgttACACGGCGTGAGCCATCCATTTTCATTATACTTTCCAGGCATGTGTGCATTTTGCTTCGGAAGCTTCTATTACGCTAGCATTTCTACTCGTATGGGGGAGAACTGTTGTGTTGGATGCTCCGGCTACAGTTATGGGTGTGTGCCTGGCGGGCATTTAGCGATGCGGGCAAAGTTTAGAGCTTCGCACGGAATACAGGTTTGCTACAGACTATGCATAAAATCTCTCCAAAAAAAATGTCGACCAAGTTGCACACGCGGTGACTAGTAAGAGGAGATGAGTTGTCTGAatcagaacaaccgtgttataactgtcgCTGCCCTgtcacgcgagaataaataagtagcattcattcatccatagGTTATTTACTGCCACGATAAAGTTATTTAGGGTATACTGTAATATATagggtaaaataaataaagttattttcgGGGCGTTAAAACCGAACCTAGCCGCCACAATAAACATGACATGGTGCAACCATTGTGGTTTGTGTGTCTTTCGCCAAGACGTTTTAGcactttgtttacttttgctTATAGGGAAGCATATGCGACGATCATTACGTCATGAACTGCTTGTGCCTACCTTGTGCAATGTGCCAACTGTCCAGGGAAATGGACAAGCTTGGATACTCGCCAAACTGCTGATTATCCTGTGTATTAATTCACTTTAAATACCTGTAATTATAATCCCCAATTAATTTCGTAGATTTAGCTCTTTGTCGCCACCATTACTTTCCCCCGCAAATTCAAACATAGCAAGCCTGCACGAGTGCGAAGTAGTAGCTATTTTAGACGTAGCGAATCGTTTGCAACGTATTTTTATGATGCAGTAATTTATTATATGCTTTGTACAtgataaaataagaaaaataatcCTCTGTCAGTTTTGTGTAGTGAAACCTTATTCATCAATTTCTGTAAAAGCAATAAAAcgtattaaaattaatagaTAAACATTACTGTTTCTGGCAAAATAAGATTTGCCGAAGTTCATGATCAGATTCTGTTCATTACGGAATTAAAATACCCAGCAATCAGTGTTGTATGTTTAAGTTTCTTGCTCAACGTTTTGCCGAATTAGACTATGTactattgtttaaattacctaTAAAAGATGCACTAAATCCAGTGAAAGTAAGATAAGGATTAGATCTGAAAACAACAATCAGTTCCCTAGTTGTTGAATAAAAATGCTGAAGCCATTGAAGGTGAGTTCCACTTAGTGTTTGGATTAAAGTATTTCCAtcataaatctaaaaaatatattattaaaaactttatatttctctttaattacGGTAGcgtaaatttagaaatatttaaaatgaaaagacaggatattaCGATACAacaaaagttgtaaaagcaggcttacagttaaaaacataatttatatttatggtTAAAAATAAGCATGGTTGCTACGCCTAGCCAACAAGCAAGccatttgtgtttaattttttttcaagttaaacaatctaattgaaagaaaagttAGATATAGACtgttgtgaaaaaatattgtctaaattttgaagacttgtaagttttttatttttaagttgtcTGTTCAATAATACAAGGTGAtgtttttctttgaaaattgAAGATTTCAAATTGGCTGTGTAACCcttttgtgttttgtgtaatttttaattgCTTACTGAAAGAACATCAACACGTTCTGTAATGAATCTTCCCACTGTTAGTTTAACTTGCTTTCCTTCTTGTGCTGTAAGCCTCCATGTACAATACATGTTGTTCTCGTACTTTTCAGGATACCCAGGAGAATTTAGTGTTTGTGGGGTGGCGCTGGCTGTTGCATTAAACCCACAAGTAGCTAAAATGTAGgtagtttaacaaaaaaattatatatttgccCCATAAATTAATAACGAAACTTTGGTgaccaaattttttaaaatatattttaaaatttaaaaattgaagcCAAATGGCTTTGGGAATCAATGTAGTAAGCGACTAGGCGACCAACTCAAATGTGAACCAATTGAATAAAATGCATTGACATAGgcaaaaacttataaatatcGCTAAAGTGTTTTAACACAGGAAGAACATTAGattctgtatttaaaatgtttttcaacttAGCTCTACCAAgcttttaaaaccaacttaaaTTACCATTTATGTATTGAGTAGTTTCTCTGTCATCATTTGGTGAAGGAGTCTGGACCTCTAAACATTAAATAAGTCATTACGAATATCGCTACTTTAATTACTATTATCATTAAGAATTTGAGATACAAGTACAACAACTATttacatacatttaaaatatttttacacactttaattttaagttaccATAAAATCAGGTGCCCGCTTCTCACGCTGGATGTATTAAGCTGAAACACCAGCATCAAATTTTGGActttcaataaaaaacaaaaacactaaatttacaattattaaatacaaaagtaGCGATAACTTGATTGCACCTTTTCCTAAAGCTTTGGTTTGTTCACCACCTGtgccaaatatttatatattttttttttcttaacttCTTACCATAAAATACTCCCATAAAACCTTGTCTAACTACAGATCCATCAGAATAAAAGCGAAGCTTTAAGATCCCATCTGTAGAAGTGTATACTGATCTATGGGGGTAAAGTCCTCGCAAAGTATCTGTTACTGTATTTCCATCTAGGAtctggtaaaaataaatgcattagAATATGTAGTTTGTAATACATTAGTGTTGCTCAAAACATGGTAGTTTATTCATCTTTTGTACCCTGATTTCCAGAAGCTcctatgttaaaatattgaccTGTAAATAATCACAGCAAGACTCTGTTGAGAAATCCTCAATTACAAGTCGGACAGGTTTTTTGGGGTTGGTTGTTATTATCCATTCACAGTCAAGATTGTTGGAATAACTGTTGGATTCATAACCGGGTGAATTAATTTGCTGGCGTGACTTGTTTGCTTGGACATGGAAGCCACATTTccctgtataaaaaatatatatattgatgttcattgttatttttttttcctgAGGAAAGCTTGGGAAATGGATGCATATACAGGGACTGTGTATAGAcagatttaatgttttttgttaactgtAACAGGGCCAGGTTTTATGTTCAATTTAACAGGTAGTGTAAATCTTATAATAATACCAAGTAACATACTATTGGGTTTCAGAATTAAACTACATTTAAACAGGATCTGCCAGACTAAAACTAGGGAAAATAATAATGTGCTTTTTGTCAGAGGAAatgtttttaagtaaaaataaaatttggctgccacattttattaaatgtacatGTATGTTCCTTGAGACAGCTTAAGGTTACtttgtataaagtatataagTCTTGGTAAACTGGTGATAATGTACCAATTAAATAAAGGTGTCTTTGACTAAAGGCAACCTATATGTTTATATGTCTCTTACCATTTGTAAAAATAGGTATTAATGGTCGCGGTTCTCTTGCAGGTCCTGGTTGTGAGAAAGTTGTGTTgtgagaaaaaaagaaataataataaaattatagaATAAAAGAGCATAAGGGTAACCgttattaaagttatataatatatattatatataaagagGTAACAGGTGTAATAGGTGTAACTGTTTTACtttgaataattttacccCTAATGTTGGGCCTCTGAATTTACTTTGATATTTTGCTATGCGAAAGAATTTGCTAAAATTATGGTAAAGCCTGTTTAAGTCGTAATGTAACTAATGCTAAGAGGATGTGACATTTGTAATTATAATTAACACAAAAATTGGTTGTAAAATTCTATTGCATTTCAAGATGACACGTGGTCTAAGAAAGCTTGAGAAACTGTGTTCATTAAAATATGCTGTAATCATGTAGTCATATTGTCTCAaacatttgttaataaatttgcAACCTTGATGGTCTGTTGTTATCACTGGTTCTGGTGTTGTTGTTTCTTCATTGTAGTTCCATGCTTCATTTAAGTCTGTTGTTGTCATTGGTGCGGGTGTTTGATCACTTGAACAGGAGCAATCAATTTCTGAACAAGATATTACAGTTTTTCACATTAGTGCTAAAAATTAATTCGTTttttacattagttttaaaaaataatctgtTCTTTTTACATTGGTTCTAAAAATCTAtctctttttttacattattactGTAAatctttctgtttttttacacattaaaactaaaagttgtctttttttacattagttttaaaaatctatcTCTTTTTGACTGACATTGTTAAATAGTTAAATTGATTCATGTTAAGGCACAATACCTTTGTATGTggcaataataaaaaaatctggaTAATATTTGAACTTCACAGTTAAGTTTGTGCCTGTTGAAGTAAAGGTCACCCCTCTTCCCTGTCCTCGAACTTCACCCAGTAAATTGGTGCCTTCATAAACCTATTAgaacatgaataaatgaattgctccaacctactGGTCACtgataggttgtccaaattgtcagccatacataaataaaaaataaaaaaggttataATTTAGGTATtctgatcgggttttaaaaaGTCAGAGTACTGATAAAATTTATGCCggtcaaaatataaacatttttgtttatgcgGAACTTTATTGAAGTTATTTGTTAGATGTCACATTATTGGCTTTCAATTGGAAAATAGTCtgatatattactttattttaagacATGCATTTAAGACATTAAATCGATTATGCATTTATACTCAGTATTCATTGGTACCCTGATTTTTTCAGGGTTTACATGTATACcgtgcatacccatgttaggcgcctatgGGTATCCTGTTTGCAGACAACCTTTCAACATTCAAATAACTGTGGACATTGACTGAACTATACAATATAGCTTATATTGTAGCTTAAACTtgaattctaaaaaaaattattaatagaCTTACTTGCAGAACACTGCAGCACAACGACATGTTGTAGTTGTGTAATTGCAACTGAACTTGGGTTCCCACGCTTGATAGTATTTGCCATTCACAGGAATTATAATAGAAGTCCATTGTTTGTGGTTGTCTTGTTGCAAAATGCCACCCACAGTCTGGTAATTTAAGATTAACAATATTGAccactttttgtttttcaagtttacatttataaatatttgatataaGGAAAATATGACGagtaattttaatgtttttgtttgaataaaaagttgttaataATGATAAATTGGGTAATAATGATAATAGTAAACGTCATACCCATGACTAAACATACTTTTCTAGACGTTAATAAGCCCACGTCTTGGGAaacttattcatattttaaacataaataccaGGGTAGATTGTTTGGTCTTCACTGTCGTCCACTGTCGTTATTGTTGCtattgttgctgttgttgttgttattggtGTTGTTGTTATGTCCAGTGAAGTTGCATTGATAGCTAAAATATTATGTACatgtttgttataacatatacatatagtaagttggggaaagatgagacaccttttcaaacTATTTTCTCGA
Protein-coding sequences here:
- the LOC100181924 gene encoding putative beta-lactamase-like 1 isoform X2; amino-acid sequence: MYNMKYCVLFYLAALLTCEAVVTLNKIRIDENTTTEETNDCPYHPEPQEINFANHSDVIEPLLTWLTDNIESLVDDVTRPAISANLVYRDHIIWRGNYGRLNKSTNVPPNENTIYRIASVSKLFPTLLLFSLKDSGLLDLNADIRSINGRFNIKRPYLRQSEEKVTLRDMASQYSGLPSFFPFDITKLNFFDWNGTLNETLDYLNNQSLVFPPKTKCHYSNMAFALLADILSDKYLVDKNFEGWCQRHVVERVGMNNTGFVITKQVEKKMATGYMPDGSVAALVDLNWFRPAGNYYSSAEDLAYLAMNLMGMQYNPILSNDTLNEMFKPVATCGFGYIAEQTGSPWEMNEHNSYLVAQKDGDIYGYSSTLTIVPDMKLSFNILMSGSRPENVAAKVMEKIIPAFRGILRKIPVALTGAPGYVHKYTGLYEIDNVQRWNVTSEVTSHSLSTLKMTNPDVPDSQFKTVGLSFISDGYLKLTFLGMCAFCFGSFYYASISTRMGENCCVGCSGYSYGCVPGGHLAMRAKFRASHGIQGSICDDHYVMNCLCLPCAMCQLSREMDKLGYSPNC
- the LOC100181924 gene encoding putative beta-lactamase-like 1 isoform X1 — encoded protein: MYNMKYCVLFYLAALLTCEAVVTLNKIRIDENTTTEETNDCPYHPEPQEINFANHSDVIEPLLTWLTDNIESLVDDVTRPAISANLVYRDHIIWRGNYGRLNKSTNVPPNENTIYRIASVSKLFPTLLLFSLKDSGLLDLNADIRSINGRFNIKRPYLRQSEEKVTLRDMASQYSGLPSFFPFDITKLNFFDWNGTLNETLDYLNNQSLVFPPKTKCHYSNMAFALLADILSDKYLVDKNFEGWCQRHVVERVGMNNTGFVITKQVEKKMATGYMPDGSVAALVDLNWFRPAGNYYSSAEDLAYLAMNLMGMQYNPILSNDTLNEMFKPVATCGFGYIAEQTGSPWEMNEHNSYLVAQKDGDIYGYSSTLTIVPDMKLSFNILMSGSRPENVAAKVMEKIIPAFRGILRKIPVALTGAPGYVHKYTGLYEIDNVQRWNVTSEVTSHSLSTLKMTNPDVPDSQFKTVGLSFISDGYLKLTFLENYYPPSSQQPNVSYQPAALQNPIIIQQPGPVVMTTAVTSQVIGAPMRGWSSGLCDCCSDMKSCMCAFCFGSFYYASISTRMGENCCVGCSGYSYGCVPGGHLAMRAKFRASHGIQGSICDDHYVMNCLCLPCAMCQLSREMDKLGYSPNC
- the LOC100181924 gene encoding putative beta-lactamase-like 1 isoform X3, with product MYNMKYCVLFYLAALLTCEAVVTLNKIRIDENTTTEETNDCPYHPEPQEINFANHSDVIEPLLTWLTDNIESLVDDVTRPAISANLVYRDHIIWRGNYGRLNKSTNVPPNENTIYRIASVSKLFPTLLLFSLKDSGLLDLNADIRSINGRFNIKRPYLRQSEEKVTLRDMASQYSGLPSFFPFDITKLNFFDWNGTLNETLDYLNNQSLVFPPKTKCHYSNMAFALLADILSDKYLVDKNFEGWCQRHVVERVGMNNTGFVITKQVEKKMATGYMPDGSVAALVDLNWFRPAGNYYSSAEDLAYLAMNLMGMQYNPILSNDTLNEMFKPVATCGFGYIAEQTGSPWEMNEHNSYLVAQKDGDIYGYSSTLTIVPDMKLSFNILMSGSRPENVAAKVMEKIIPAFRGILRKIPVALTGAPGYVHKYTGLYEIDNVQRWNVTSEVTSHSLSTLKMTNPDVPDSQFKTVGLSFISDGYLKLTFLGGEFPCTIGQRNLEVQNGALVSFSNLTNGLYQQFDMPSLALFGFKRV
- the LOC100181924 gene encoding putative beta-lactamase-like 1 isoform X4, coding for MASQYSGLPSFFPFDITKLNFFDWNGTLNETLDYLNNQSLVFPPKTKCHYSNMAFALLADILSDKYLVDKNFEGWCQRHVVERVGMNNTGFVITKQVEKKMATGYMPDGSVAALVDLNWFRPAGNYYSSAEDLAYLAMNLMGMQYNPILSNDTLNEMFKPVATCGFGYIAEQTGSPWEMNEHNSYLVAQKDGDIYGYSSTLTIVPDMKLSFNILMSGSRPENVAAKVMEKIIPAFRGILRKIPVALTGAPGYVHKYTGLYEIDNVQRWNVTSEVTSHSLSTLKMTNPDVPDSQFKTVGLSFISDGYLKLTFLENYYPPSSQQPNVSYQPAALQNPIIIQQPGPVVMTTAVTSQVIGAPMRGWSSGLCDCCSDMKSCMCAFCFGSFYYASISTRMGENCCVGCSGYSYGCVPGGHLAMRAKFRASHGIQGSICDDHYVMNCLCLPCAMCQLSREMDKLGYSPNC
- the LOC494381 gene encoding CUB and sushi domain-containing protein 1, whose protein sequence is MTMSSACLVVVLCLIGFHCSGSLSYDPDQLYPDIAVANISEYFSNNNETTIDYNYDGECGTNLTARSYAQAFYSPDWPLGYSKGLRCEWSINAEPGERVELTFEYYNMELCCDHINIYDGDNIEQISGEGTQYTLVSRSRNLRIVLTTTNQDLVYSYFFFNSNQSQNTLFRFNATYKSINATSLDITTTPITTTTATIATITTVDDSEDQTIYPDCGWHFATRQPQTMDFYYNSCEWQILSSVGTQVQLQLHNYNMSLCCSVLQVYEGTNLLGEVRGQGRGVTFTSTGTNLTVKFKYYPDFFIIATYKEIDCSCSSDQTPAPMTTTDLNEAWNYNEETTTPEPVITTDHQGPAREPRPLIPIFTNGKCGFHVQANKSRQQINSPGYESNSYSNNLDCEWIITTNPKKPVRLVIEDFSTESCCDYLQILDGNTVTDTLRGLYPHRSVYTSTDGILKLRFYSDGSVVRQGFMGVFYEVQTPSPNDDRETTQYINATCGFNATASATPQTLNSPGYPEKYENNMYCTWRLTAQEGKQVKLTVGRFITERVDVLSIYDGNTLIQTLSGTHLQWLQHFYSTTRELIVVFRSNPYLTFTGFSASFIEIDE